One window of Dyadobacter sandarakinus genomic DNA carries:
- a CDS encoding FecR family protein encodes MNKPEDRLQHLFNRYYQGTASAAEQEEFMSLVRTGKYDALLEEWLKDSWMNPQESSELFSNEKSNAILDSILQASRQKPASSAKVFNLNWARYAAAAMLVLTGLGLWYHVRKSENPVTGELRVARVTDVKPGGNKALLTLSDGSAIALDKVKSGFVARQGNAEISKAQDGIFVYHAGTTGSSDKLSMNKIATPKGGQYQVQLPDGSKVWLNASSSIRFPSVFAGKERKVEITGEAYFEVAKDKSKPFRVSFNQSEVLVLGTTFNIMAYPEEGISKTTLVEGSVSIRHVGRKAQLKPGQQAAVLSSGQIKTRYTPVEEALAWKNGEFYFQDAGVEEVMRQLSRWYDVQISYEGKIPLKQFTGRISRQVNLSEITGMLRFAGVNCRLQDKQIMVEP; translated from the coding sequence ATGAACAAGCCCGAAGACCGGTTACAGCATCTCTTTAATCGCTATTACCAGGGAACAGCCTCGGCGGCTGAGCAGGAGGAGTTTATGTCCCTGGTGCGTACGGGAAAGTACGATGCGCTTCTTGAAGAATGGCTGAAAGACAGCTGGATGAATCCGCAGGAAAGCAGCGAGCTTTTTTCAAATGAGAAAAGCAATGCTATCCTGGATTCCATTTTGCAGGCTTCCCGGCAAAAACCTGCTTCCTCCGCAAAGGTTTTCAACCTAAACTGGGCCAGGTATGCTGCTGCTGCAATGCTCGTACTCACCGGTTTGGGCCTGTGGTATCATGTGCGGAAAAGTGAAAATCCGGTCACCGGCGAGCTGCGCGTAGCCAGGGTTACTGACGTAAAACCAGGTGGTAACAAGGCACTTCTCACCTTATCCGATGGTTCGGCAATTGCGCTTGATAAAGTAAAAAGCGGCTTTGTGGCCCGGCAGGGCAATGCCGAGATCAGCAAGGCGCAGGATGGTATATTCGTTTACCATGCCGGAACGACGGGCAGCTCCGATAAGCTGAGCATGAACAAAATCGCGACCCCCAAAGGCGGACAGTACCAGGTGCAGCTGCCCGACGGCAGCAAGGTTTGGCTCAATGCGTCATCCTCCATCCGGTTCCCGTCCGTATTTGCCGGAAAAGAGCGGAAGGTTGAAATTACAGGTGAAGCATACTTTGAAGTGGCGAAGGATAAATCCAAGCCTTTCAGGGTCAGTTTCAACCAGTCGGAAGTACTGGTACTCGGTACGACATTCAATATCATGGCCTATCCCGAGGAAGGTATCTCGAAAACCACTCTCGTGGAAGGCTCCGTCTCGATCAGGCACGTAGGCAGGAAAGCCCAGCTGAAACCCGGACAGCAGGCGGCAGTACTTTCTTCGGGACAGATCAAAACCAGGTACACGCCCGTGGAAGAAGCGCTGGCCTGGAAAAATGGCGAGTTCTACTTTCAGGATGCGGGTGTGGAAGAAGTCATGCGGCAGCTGTCGCGCTGGTATGATGTACAGATCAGCTATGAGGGCAAAATTCCGCTGAAACAGTTTACCGGCCGTATTTCACGCCAGGTCAACTTATCCGAAATCACCGGTATGCTCCGCTTTGCAGGGGTGAATTGCCGGTTGCAGGACAAGCAGATCATGGTGGAGCCCTGA
- a CDS encoding TonB-dependent receptor translates to MKNNYLPCSAGCKRPYLAAKILMAMTRIMLLLLVTLAHVAADGFSQKISLHARNVPLSHVLKTIEKQTSYLFLYDRLDLPASQKVSVRVKNADIDHALGEIFRDMPVSYKIFNQNIVLKKVSNRTLPNEHVQPVKTPEIKPGPLLNYRSIEGPAPGAERIVRGKVTDENGSGFPGVSILVKNSQTGTTTDANGEFSLSLPDAAAPGELILIASFVGYKSQEIAVGNRQEITFAMAVDTKSLNDVVVVGYGTQTKSSITGSVGSLPMKNVASQPITSLDQALGGQIAGVNVAQTKGAPGGGVSVRVRGTGSIGAGNEPLYVIDGFPVSADFNSSFNALSTINPSDIESIEILKDASAAAIYGSRGSNGVVLVTTKRGKSGKSTAQLDAYFGVQEVANKIDMLNAQEYAIYNTEARNNAWTDRGGNASDPNSARPANLQIPEMFQNPQSLGKGTDWQDEVFVTAPIQNYQLSVSGGNDKTQLFMSGAYFRQDGIVMNTGFDRYSARVNVDHRASRHVKIGLNLSPSFSSNKLLPVEDQVFTGGILGSALSLPPTVPVYNPDGSFTTLLGPSPYNIGVIDNPVAIASKIKDKKSFFRTLGNVYAELDILSGLKFRTSFGLDYADSRESAYYPSDLGWNGVPAPVQARASATNGRDLNWLNENILTYKHTFAEKHEFDLLAGFTSQKAKSEYTSLAATNFPTDLVPTLNAGQVTSGGTGISEWSLLSYLGRVNYTYAGKYLLSATVRRDGSSRFGAQNKWGTFPSASVGWYLSEENFMKGQQAVSALKVRASYGLAGNNTIGNYNHIGLLANRRYSLGAGTGAVAYGLYPGSISNEQLGWEVMHQLDIGLDFGLLRNRLTFTIDYYNKNTTDLLLNVPVPASTGYETALQNIGKLNNRGWEFSVSSKNLTGAFKWSTNFNISFNKNKVVKLGPSGNAIISKSPSFSPNTHITKIGSPIGSFWGYDAIGVYRDAEDVKNSPVVQGSTGSRPGDLKFRDIDGDGVITPSDVTIIGNNSPDFFYGITNNLSYGRFNLSILADGVEGVQLLNGARRNIGLVNGSYSRKDVLGRWQSPENPGDGRTPRANVAPTGGNVSYVSSLLVEDASFFRIRNINLRYALPEKASRSVFMQQASVTLSVQNAFTFTKYRGYNPEQSLNGSSSLTPGVDFNGYPLARTYTLGVNLTF, encoded by the coding sequence ATGAAAAACAACTACTTACCCTGCTCTGCAGGCTGTAAGCGGCCTTATCTTGCTGCAAAAATACTGATGGCAATGACCCGGATAATGCTCCTGCTGCTGGTAACACTCGCACACGTCGCCGCCGACGGATTCAGTCAGAAGATCTCACTGCATGCCAGGAATGTTCCGCTTTCGCATGTGCTGAAAACCATCGAAAAGCAGACGAGCTACCTTTTCCTCTACGACAGGCTGGATCTGCCGGCATCGCAGAAAGTATCTGTGCGCGTTAAAAATGCGGATATAGACCATGCATTGGGCGAAATTTTTCGCGATATGCCGGTTTCTTACAAGATCTTCAATCAAAATATCGTCCTGAAAAAGGTTAGCAACAGGACACTGCCCAATGAGCATGTTCAGCCTGTAAAAACCCCCGAGATCAAACCCGGCCCGCTGCTCAACTACCGCAGCATTGAAGGCCCGGCGCCCGGTGCGGAGCGGATCGTGCGCGGAAAGGTGACCGACGAGAACGGGAGCGGCTTTCCCGGTGTAAGTATCCTGGTAAAGAACTCACAAACTGGTACCACTACGGACGCAAACGGAGAATTCAGCCTGAGCCTGCCGGATGCGGCAGCACCGGGCGAGCTCATCCTGATCGCCAGCTTTGTGGGATATAAAAGCCAGGAAATTGCGGTGGGCAACCGGCAGGAGATCACTTTTGCTATGGCAGTCGATACCAAATCGCTGAATGATGTGGTGGTGGTTGGCTATGGTACTCAGACCAAGAGCAGCATTACAGGATCAGTGGGCTCGCTTCCGATGAAGAATGTGGCAAGCCAGCCGATTACCAGCCTCGACCAGGCGCTGGGCGGTCAGATTGCGGGTGTGAATGTTGCGCAGACCAAAGGCGCGCCGGGCGGCGGTGTTTCCGTACGGGTACGCGGTACCGGTTCCATAGGCGCAGGCAACGAACCCCTGTATGTAATTGACGGCTTCCCGGTTTCGGCAGATTTCAACAGCAGCTTCAATGCATTGTCGACCATCAATCCGAGTGATATCGAATCCATTGAAATCCTGAAAGATGCCTCTGCCGCTGCCATTTACGGTTCCCGGGGCAGCAACGGTGTGGTACTGGTAACGACCAAGCGCGGCAAATCGGGCAAGTCGACCGCGCAGCTGGACGCCTACTTCGGGGTACAGGAAGTGGCAAATAAAATAGACATGCTGAATGCGCAGGAATATGCGATTTACAATACCGAAGCCCGCAACAATGCCTGGACAGACCGCGGTGGCAATGCAAGCGACCCGAACAGTGCCCGCCCGGCCAACCTGCAGATCCCCGAAATGTTCCAGAATCCGCAGTCGCTCGGCAAAGGGACCGACTGGCAGGACGAGGTTTTTGTAACGGCTCCCATTCAGAACTACCAGCTCTCTGTTTCGGGCGGAAACGACAAAACGCAGTTGTTTATGTCGGGTGCCTATTTCCGGCAGGATGGGATTGTCATGAACACAGGCTTCGACCGCTACTCGGCGCGCGTCAATGTAGACCACCGTGCTTCCAGACATGTCAAGATCGGCCTGAACCTTTCACCTTCGTTTTCATCCAACAAGCTGCTGCCCGTGGAAGATCAGGTTTTTACGGGGGGTATTCTTGGTTCGGCCCTCTCACTCCCTCCTACCGTCCCGGTTTATAATCCGGATGGTTCCTTTACCACACTCCTCGGACCGTCGCCCTACAATATTGGGGTGATTGACAATCCGGTGGCGATTGCCAGTAAGATCAAGGACAAAAAGTCGTTTTTCCGCACACTGGGCAATGTATATGCCGAGCTCGACATCCTCAGCGGGCTTAAATTCCGTACTTCATTCGGACTGGATTATGCAGACTCGCGGGAGAGTGCCTACTATCCTTCCGACCTGGGCTGGAACGGTGTTCCTGCACCGGTACAGGCCCGTGCCAGTGCAACAAATGGTCGCGATCTCAACTGGCTCAATGAAAATATCCTGACCTACAAGCATACATTCGCGGAAAAGCACGAGTTTGACCTGCTGGCCGGCTTCACCTCCCAGAAAGCCAAATCTGAATACACTTCGCTGGCGGCCACCAATTTCCCGACCGACCTGGTACCGACATTGAATGCAGGCCAGGTAACTTCCGGCGGTACAGGCATTTCGGAATGGTCTTTGCTCTCATACCTGGGGCGCGTCAACTACACCTATGCTGGAAAATACCTGCTTTCGGCTACCGTCCGCCGTGATGGTTCCTCCCGCTTTGGCGCGCAGAACAAGTGGGGTACCTTCCCCTCGGCATCAGTAGGCTGGTACTTGTCGGAGGAAAACTTCATGAAGGGCCAGCAGGCAGTATCCGCCCTGAAAGTGCGTGCCAGCTACGGTCTGGCGGGTAACAACACGATTGGGAATTACAACCACATCGGGCTGCTTGCCAACCGCCGGTACAGCCTGGGTGCGGGTACAGGCGCAGTAGCCTACGGATTGTACCCCGGATCGATCAGCAATGAACAGCTTGGCTGGGAGGTCATGCACCAGCTGGATATTGGCCTCGACTTCGGTTTACTGCGCAACAGGCTGACATTTACCATTGATTATTATAATAAAAACACCACCGACCTGCTGCTGAATGTGCCGGTACCTGCCTCCACCGGCTACGAAACTGCATTGCAAAATATCGGCAAGCTCAACAACCGCGGATGGGAGTTCAGCGTGAGTTCCAAAAACCTGACGGGTGCATTCAAATGGTCAACGAACTTCAATATTTCTTTTAACAAAAATAAAGTAGTCAAACTCGGTCCATCGGGTAATGCAATCATCTCAAAAAGCCCGTCATTCAGTCCCAATACACATATTACTAAAATCGGCTCGCCCATCGGCAGCTTCTGGGGTTACGATGCCATCGGTGTGTACCGCGATGCGGAGGATGTAAAAAACAGCCCCGTCGTACAGGGAAGTACGGGTTCGCGTCCGGGCGATCTTAAATTCCGCGACATCGACGGCGACGGTGTGATCACGCCGAGTGATGTAACGATCATCGGTAACAACAGCCCTGACTTTTTCTATGGCATCACCAATAACCTCAGCTACGGCAGGTTCAATCTCAGCATCCTGGCCGACGGCGTGGAGGGGGTTCAGCTGCTCAACGGTGCACGGCGGAACATCGGGCTGGTGAATGGAAGTTACAGCAGAAAAGATGTGCTGGGCCGCTGGCAGTCTCCCGAAAACCCCGGCGACGGCCGTACGCCCCGCGCCAACGTGGCACCCACCGGCGGTAATGTAAGCTACGTATCCAGCCTGCTTGTGGAAGACGCATCGTTCTTCCGAATACGCAACATCAACCTACGATACGCCCTGCCGGAAAAAGCTTCCAGATCGGTTTTTATGCAGCAGGCCAGTGTGACGCTTTCTGTTCAGAATGCATTCACATTTACCAAATACAGGGGCTACAATCCCGAGCAGAGCCTGAACGGCAGCAGCTCACTGACACCCGGCGTGGATTTTAACGGCTACCCGCTTGCCCGAACCTACACCCTGGGCGTAAACCTGACCTTTTAA
- a CDS encoding RagB/SusD family nutrient uptake outer membrane protein, with translation MKLKNIALASLVALSAGCSDFLDLSPKDAANVGNFYRNAADMQAALTAAYGMLAAPGEYGYAYYNVSEVRSDNTMNWEGGGNLPDAELDQFKMSSTNEIIRLMWVDTYRGILACNAVLDHIGNAQMDDALRQRFIGEAKFLRALMYFNMVRTFGDVPLVLSETKSVDEGYGQARMPQAEVYAQIIADLADAAVKLPASYTGADVGRATRGAAQSLLGKVYLTTHDYTKASATLKEVINQGTYKLLDDYAALWPAANANNEESIFEVQFKKGGTGTGSSFYNNFAPRNSGSSVIQVGFASGRNIPTTDLINAYEPADTRKAASLAEGYTDNITGKFVADPYTLKYRDTPFAEADADNNWVVIRYADVLLMYAEAANEVSNGPTAEAYAAINAVRKRAKLAVLPAGLSKSAFALAVEHERQVELAFEGHRWFDLVRTGREVAVMNAHFKAPVVADFNAVFPIPQTQIDVNPAGIRQNPGYTF, from the coding sequence ATGAAACTCAAAAATATAGCACTTGCTTCCCTGGTCGCCCTGTCGGCCGGCTGCTCCGATTTCCTCGACCTGTCACCCAAAGATGCGGCCAACGTAGGTAACTTTTACAGAAATGCAGCGGACATGCAGGCTGCACTGACGGCCGCCTACGGCATGCTCGCCGCACCTGGCGAATATGGCTATGCCTACTACAACGTGTCCGAAGTCCGGTCGGACAATACCATGAACTGGGAAGGTGGCGGCAACCTGCCCGACGCGGAGCTCGACCAGTTTAAAATGTCGTCAACCAACGAAATCATCAGGCTGATGTGGGTGGATACCTACCGGGGGATACTGGCCTGCAATGCTGTGCTGGACCACATCGGGAATGCACAGATGGACGATGCCCTGCGCCAGCGGTTTATAGGGGAAGCGAAGTTCCTGCGTGCATTGATGTACTTCAACATGGTACGTACCTTCGGTGATGTGCCGCTGGTTTTGTCGGAGACCAAATCGGTAGACGAAGGTTACGGACAGGCGCGCATGCCGCAGGCGGAAGTATATGCACAGATCATCGCCGACCTGGCGGATGCAGCTGTCAAACTGCCGGCTTCCTACACCGGCGCGGATGTAGGCCGGGCAACCCGGGGCGCCGCACAGTCGCTGCTCGGAAAAGTGTACCTGACTACGCATGATTATACCAAAGCGAGCGCAACGCTCAAAGAAGTGATCAATCAGGGTACCTACAAGCTGCTGGATGATTATGCCGCACTGTGGCCCGCAGCGAATGCCAACAATGAAGAATCGATTTTCGAGGTACAGTTTAAAAAAGGCGGCACGGGCACGGGAAGCAGTTTTTACAACAACTTTGCCCCGCGCAACTCCGGAAGTTCCGTCATCCAGGTCGGGTTTGCAAGCGGGCGCAACATTCCCACAACCGACCTGATCAATGCATATGAGCCGGCAGATACCAGGAAAGCGGCTTCACTCGCAGAGGGTTACACCGACAATATCACGGGCAAATTTGTGGCCGATCCCTATACCCTGAAGTACCGCGACACGCCTTTTGCCGAAGCTGATGCAGACAACAACTGGGTGGTAATCAGGTATGCAGACGTACTCCTGATGTACGCCGAGGCGGCCAATGAAGTAAGTAACGGGCCTACCGCCGAAGCATACGCAGCCATAAACGCCGTCAGAAAACGCGCGAAGCTGGCAGTATTGCCGGCAGGACTTTCAAAAAGTGCGTTCGCCCTGGCTGTGGAGCACGAGCGGCAGGTGGAGCTGGCTTTTGAAGGTCACCGCTGGTTTGACCTTGTGCGCACCGGCCGTGAAGTGGCCGTGATGAACGCGCATTTCAAAGCGCCGGTCGTAGCCGACTTCAATGCTGTTTTTCCCATTCCCCAAACGCAGATCGATGTAAACCCCGCGGGCATCAGGCAAAATCCGGGCTATACTTTCTGA
- a CDS encoding M14-type cytosolic carboxypeptidase, whose product MMNSNALLRILLLVLMAFSGRFSLADHAGKAARTAPADTVAAPKVFINTGFENASPMNWDTDAEGRVIGSLIYDHERFAQNRANNHWHFQVEAQTGTDVTIILQNFDNIWNNTHASPISKQSPVVVSFDNKTWETRPAEFLPDNRLQIKLKMSGPSVYIASIEPYRISDLDRFLARIKNNKLVKVSRIGQTSEGRSLEIITIGNEKATKKLFLRGRAHAFEAGGNWTLEGFVDRLLQNDAEARKWLKRYCVYILPMANKDGVARGKTRFNANGYDLNRKWDKPADSLVAPENFYLEKWLRMMVSTNRKPDLALDVHNDNGGNLHVSRPDGDIKKYLMNMAKLDSLLRKHTWFTEGSTRPGFRNPGTLGEGFMERFGIEAAVYELNYEWVEGLKKAPVAKDWLLLGSQLPNVFYEYFEEKPGR is encoded by the coding sequence ATGATGAACAGTAATGCACTACTCCGCATACTGCTGCTGGTTTTGATGGCCTTTTCCGGTCGGTTTTCCTTGGCTGACCATGCGGGGAAAGCCGCCCGGACCGCGCCGGCCGACACGGTAGCTGCACCCAAAGTATTTATTAACACGGGCTTTGAAAACGCTTCGCCCATGAACTGGGACACAGATGCCGAAGGCCGGGTAATTGGCAGCCTGATATACGATCACGAGCGCTTTGCGCAAAACCGCGCCAATAACCACTGGCACTTTCAAGTGGAGGCGCAAACAGGCACGGACGTGACCATCATCCTGCAAAACTTTGACAACATCTGGAACAATACCCACGCAAGCCCGATCTCGAAGCAATCGCCTGTTGTGGTTTCTTTTGATAACAAAACCTGGGAAACGCGCCCGGCGGAATTCCTACCCGATAACCGACTGCAGATCAAACTGAAGATGTCCGGACCCAGCGTGTACATTGCCAGCATTGAGCCTTACCGGATCAGTGATCTGGATCGGTTTCTGGCCAGAATTAAAAACAATAAGCTGGTCAAAGTCAGTCGGATTGGGCAAACCTCGGAGGGCCGCTCACTGGAAATTATTACCATCGGAAATGAAAAAGCCACCAAAAAGCTTTTTCTCCGGGGCCGGGCGCATGCATTCGAGGCAGGTGGCAACTGGACGCTCGAAGGTTTCGTAGACCGTCTTTTGCAAAATGATGCGGAAGCAAGAAAGTGGCTCAAAAGATACTGTGTGTACATTTTGCCGATGGCCAACAAAGACGGTGTAGCCCGCGGCAAGACACGTTTCAATGCAAACGGATATGACTTGAACCGCAAGTGGGACAAACCCGCCGACTCGCTGGTTGCGCCGGAAAACTTTTATCTTGAAAAGTGGCTGCGCATGATGGTGAGCACAAACAGAAAGCCCGACCTCGCCCTGGATGTACATAATGACAATGGAGGCAACCTGCACGTGAGCCGGCCCGACGGGGACATCAAAAAGTACCTCATGAACATGGCTAAGCTGGACTCGCTGCTGCGGAAACATACCTGGTTTACGGAAGGCTCAACCAGGCCGGGTTTTCGGAACCCGGGCACATTGGGTGAGGGTTTTATGGAGCGTTTCGGCATTGAAGCAGCGGTGTACGAGCTGAATTATGAATGGGTCGAAGGATTGAAAAAGGCGCCCGTCGCAAAAGACTGGCTGCTGCTTGGAAGCCAGCTCCCGAATGTTTTTTATGAGTATTTTGAAGAAAAGCCGGGCCGATGA
- a CDS encoding PQQ-dependent sugar dehydrogenase, which yields MKRLIGSICAAAGIFATCTFSAGHRTFRDDLPATSESERYELDSTVLKLETIASHLNAVWDMAWGPDQWIWFSDQDGKVSRLNPATGQIVDILQIHDYYRKRLGLMSMVLHPDWQKHPHVFINYSHMQPDSVIVSKLVRYTYNGKTLVAPKLLYQIPGYLGHNGSRLVISKDRKILWATGDLKKHETIQNPAFANGKVLRLNLDGSIPEDNPYPGSAAWAMGFRVPQGLTYTAGGKLFIAEHGDATDDEVNLAQKRKSYGWPAIAGFCDLPEEQRNCPDSAVAPVKAWTPTIAPAGMDYYRGNIPEWNNALLLTTLKDQSLRVLRLDSKQEKVTGEQVVFSKKFGRLRDVCVSPSGDIYISTSNRDWNPPAGFPAQADDRIIQIRRSGTIPKAARIVKKEQNNGSGDAAALYASFCESCHKADGQGVRGSFPSLVASRLVAGDKTELLRFILKGSQAATGEAMPAFSFLTDAQLAAVSTFVRGKFGKVSEVRAGEVAQARNLRD from the coding sequence ATGAAAAGACTGATCGGGAGTATTTGCGCCGCAGCCGGGATCTTTGCAACCTGCACTTTTTCAGCAGGGCACCGCACATTCCGGGACGACCTTCCTGCAACATCTGAAAGTGAAAGATACGAGCTCGACTCAACAGTGCTCAAACTGGAAACGATAGCCTCGCACCTGAATGCCGTGTGGGATATGGCCTGGGGACCGGATCAATGGATCTGGTTTTCGGATCAGGATGGAAAAGTGAGCAGGCTCAATCCAGCAACCGGGCAAATCGTCGATATCTTGCAAATACACGATTACTACCGCAAGCGTCTGGGCCTGATGAGTATGGTCCTCCATCCTGACTGGCAGAAGCACCCGCACGTTTTTATCAACTACAGCCACATGCAGCCCGACTCGGTGATTGTCTCGAAACTCGTGCGCTATACGTATAATGGAAAAACACTGGTGGCACCAAAGCTGCTGTACCAGATTCCCGGCTACCTCGGCCATAATGGTTCGAGGCTGGTGATCAGTAAAGACAGGAAAATTCTCTGGGCGACGGGCGACCTGAAAAAACATGAAACGATTCAGAACCCGGCATTTGCAAACGGAAAAGTACTCCGCCTCAACCTTGACGGCAGCATTCCGGAGGATAATCCGTATCCCGGCAGTGCCGCCTGGGCCATGGGCTTCCGAGTGCCGCAGGGACTGACCTATACGGCCGGCGGAAAGCTTTTTATTGCCGAGCATGGCGATGCCACGGACGATGAGGTGAATCTGGCACAAAAGCGGAAAAGTTACGGATGGCCCGCGATTGCAGGTTTTTGCGACCTGCCCGAAGAGCAACGCAACTGCCCCGATTCGGCTGTTGCGCCGGTAAAAGCCTGGACACCCACCATTGCCCCTGCAGGGATGGACTACTACCGGGGCAATATCCCGGAATGGAACAATGCATTGCTGCTGACAACCTTGAAAGACCAGAGCCTGCGCGTGTTGCGCCTGGACAGTAAGCAGGAAAAAGTCACCGGCGAGCAGGTGGTATTCAGTAAAAAGTTTGGGCGGCTCCGCGATGTGTGCGTTTCACCCTCAGGCGATATCTACATTTCCACCAGCAACCGTGACTGGAACCCGCCTGCCGGCTTTCCTGCCCAGGCCGACGACCGCATTATCCAAATCCGCCGCTCCGGTACCATCCCGAAAGCAGCGAGAATTGTTAAAAAAGAACAAAACAACGGAAGCGGAGATGCGGCTGCATTGTATGCCAGCTTTTGTGAATCGTGCCACAAGGCTGACGGTCAGGGCGTGCGGGGTTCGTTCCCGTCACTGGTGGCTTCCAGGCTGGTGGCCGGGGATAAAACGGAGCTGCTCCGGTTTATTCTGAAAGGATCGCAGGCAGCGACGGGTGAAGCGATGCCGGCATTCAGCTTTCTGACCGATGCCCAGCTTGCGGCGGTGAGCACCTTTGTGCGCGGCAAGTTCGGTAAGGTGTCGGAAGTGCGTGCAGGAGAAGTGGCGCAAGCCAGGAACCTGAGGGACTAG
- a CDS encoding dienelactone hydrolase family protein translates to MTRHAMLLIAVLLLGCPLAGRAQNYDESKAGTYVLPELLQTESKEKIDNAKDWETKRRPELLALFEEHVYGRMPASYDKIGFRLTRVDPAAMQGRAILKEVEITVTEKSDSVKINLILFVPAGRKKPAPAMLLINNRSRRNTLASRDSVSGFWPAEQVIASGYAIAAFHYSDAAPDNKDTYQQGVLRLYPELARADDGMKAVGAWAWAASRAMDYLVTDKDIDARKVGVVGHSRGGKATLWAAAQDQRFAICFSNCSGNTGAALSRRNFGESVAVINRQFPHWFNNNYKQYNDNEQALPVDQHMLIALMAPRPVYATNATKDLWADPTGTFLAIKHAEPVFALYKQPSHLPAVPPAPDTPVTRPPLGYHNRTGVHDLTFFDWAQFVRFADAYYAK, encoded by the coding sequence ATGACACGTCATGCAATGCTGCTGATTGCAGTACTCCTGTTGGGCTGCCCGCTGGCAGGCCGGGCACAAAACTATGATGAAAGTAAGGCAGGTACCTACGTGCTGCCCGAACTGCTGCAGACAGAAAGCAAGGAAAAAATAGACAATGCAAAGGACTGGGAGACCAAACGCAGGCCCGAGCTCCTGGCATTGTTTGAAGAACATGTTTACGGGCGCATGCCGGCTTCGTATGACAAGATCGGCTTCCGGCTTACCCGGGTTGATCCGGCTGCCATGCAGGGGAGGGCCATTCTTAAGGAAGTGGAGATCACGGTCACCGAGAAGTCCGATTCAGTAAAAATAAACCTGATCCTCTTTGTGCCTGCTGGCCGGAAAAAGCCGGCGCCTGCAATGCTGCTGATCAATAACCGGAGCAGGAGGAACACGCTCGCATCCCGCGACTCAGTCAGTGGTTTCTGGCCTGCCGAGCAGGTGATTGCAAGCGGGTATGCCATCGCTGCATTTCATTATAGCGATGCTGCGCCTGATAACAAGGACACTTACCAGCAGGGCGTTTTACGGCTTTATCCCGAGCTGGCCCGAGCCGACGACGGGATGAAAGCCGTAGGTGCGTGGGCATGGGCGGCAAGCAGGGCCATGGACTACCTCGTGACCGACAAAGACATTGATGCCCGCAAAGTAGGTGTAGTCGGACATTCCAGGGGAGGGAAGGCAACGCTTTGGGCAGCGGCACAGGATCAGCGTTTTGCAATTTGCTTTTCCAATTGTTCCGGCAATACAGGAGCAGCTTTGTCCAGGCGTAATTTCGGCGAAAGCGTTGCGGTTATCAACAGGCAGTTTCCACACTGGTTTAACAACAATTACAAGCAGTACAATGATAACGAACAGGCGCTGCCGGTAGACCAGCACATGCTGATCGCGCTAATGGCACCCCGGCCTGTGTACGCCACCAATGCTACCAAAGACTTGTGGGCTGATCCTACGGGCACTTTTCTGGCCATTAAACATGCCGAGCCTGTTTTTGCATTGTATAAACAACCGTCGCATCTGCCGGCTGTGCCGCCTGCACCTGATACACCTGTCACACGGCCGCCGCTCGGATACCATAACCGTACAGGCGTGCACGACCTTACCTTTTTTGATTGGGCACAATTTGTCCGGTTTGCCGATGCATACTATGCAAAGTGA